In [Clostridium] cellulosi, one genomic interval encodes:
- a CDS encoding beta-ketoacyl synthase (High confidence in function and specificity), translated as MSELNENMENAIAIIGMTGRFPGAKNLDEFWNNLCNGVESVQNFSREQLIEMGIDKNLLDNPQYVPADAILEDMDKFDAGFFGYSAREAEIMDPQHRLFLESAWEVLESAGYSSELYDGRIAVYAGANLSSYMIRNIYSNPALVRQLGSFKIMIANGQDFLATKVSHKMNLMGPSVNVNTLCSSSMVAVHFACQNLLNYGCDIAIAGGVSLQVTRNEAFFYQEGGIGSADGHCRAFDAKANGTVSGSGLAIVVLKRLEDAIADGDYIHAVIRGTGINNDGAVKNSYTAPSVDGQSQCIAEAIAMSGVNPETITYIDAHGTGTNLGDPIEIAALTKAYRAYTDKKQYCAIGSVKTNIGHLVHAGGLASLIKTVLSMQHRQIPPSLNFEEPNPKIDFVNSPFYVNTRLSKWESNGTPLRAGVSSFGIGGTNTHVILEEAPQIEPSEKSKRPWQLIILSAKTETALEKMTSNLAEYVKNHQELDLADIAFTLQVGRRNFAHKRFLVCRDKNDLITSLQNLQSDKVYTHFQKAKEQQTAFVFPHYERWYPEMGHVLYETEKGFRKTVDKCAEILMDLISRDIRNDMYNKSEVSDERISRIGMFVTEYALAKLLMSLEVTPDIMIGQGVGELVAACIAGVFSLEDALKLVSADDIASMQNVAEQVALKEPTIPFVSGVTGKGISDAEALDPNYWAELLNTSNAFEAGIEDMLKDQNLVLIEIGPDIVANIKTDDLPEANRDGRVIALMPGSFMGDEDYKFFIENIGRYWLYGGRVNWYKLYKNERRHRIPLPTYPFERQRYWIEPGKQNDEDEGGAALDKRPRPELETPYVAPRNDTERKIAEICEDILGYDKIGVNDDFFELGGHSLLAVAFIARLRKVFKQDISLERLFENTTVAKLSAIFGSESEDEDTSQDFEEGSI; from the coding sequence ATGAGTGAACTCAATGAAAACATGGAAAATGCCATTGCGATAATCGGTATGACGGGGCGTTTTCCGGGTGCAAAGAATCTCGATGAATTTTGGAACAATCTTTGCAATGGGGTGGAGTCAGTACAGAATTTCAGCAGGGAACAGCTCATCGAGATGGGGATAGATAAAAACCTGCTTGACAATCCCCAATATGTCCCGGCCGACGCCATACTTGAGGACATGGATAAGTTTGACGCCGGATTCTTCGGCTATTCCGCCAGAGAAGCTGAGATCATGGACCCGCAGCACCGCCTTTTTCTCGAAAGTGCGTGGGAAGTGCTCGAGAGTGCCGGATACTCCTCTGAACTGTACGACGGCAGAATTGCGGTATACGCCGGTGCAAACCTGAGCAGCTACATGATAAGAAACATCTATTCCAATCCCGCGCTGGTACGTCAGCTGGGTTCGTTCAAGATAATGATTGCTAACGGCCAGGATTTTCTGGCGACCAAGGTATCGCACAAGATGAACCTGATGGGGCCCAGCGTAAACGTGAATACCCTTTGCTCATCGTCGATGGTTGCGGTTCACTTTGCATGCCAAAACCTATTAAATTACGGCTGCGATATTGCAATCGCCGGCGGCGTCAGCCTTCAGGTCACAAGAAACGAGGCGTTCTTCTATCAGGAGGGCGGCATAGGTTCCGCCGACGGGCATTGCCGCGCATTTGATGCAAAGGCAAACGGTACAGTGAGCGGCAGCGGCCTTGCAATAGTTGTTTTGAAAAGGCTGGAGGACGCTATTGCCGACGGCGACTACATCCACGCTGTAATTAGAGGTACAGGCATAAATAACGATGGCGCTGTTAAAAACAGCTATACTGCGCCGAGCGTTGACGGCCAATCTCAGTGTATTGCCGAGGCAATAGCCATGTCTGGTGTAAACCCTGAGACCATTACATATATTGACGCCCACGGAACAGGTACAAATTTGGGCGACCCGATAGAGATCGCCGCTTTGACAAAGGCATACAGAGCCTATACCGACAAAAAGCAGTACTGCGCCATCGGTTCGGTAAAAACGAATATAGGGCATCTCGTCCATGCGGGCGGATTGGCAAGCCTTATCAAGACCGTACTGTCCATGCAGCACAGGCAGATTCCACCGAGCCTTAACTTTGAAGAACCAAACCCCAAAATAGATTTTGTCAACAGCCCGTTTTATGTAAATACAAGGCTGTCTAAATGGGAATCAAACGGCACACCTCTGAGGGCGGGTGTCAGCTCGTTCGGCATCGGCGGCACGAATACGCACGTAATATTGGAAGAAGCGCCTCAAATTGAGCCTTCAGAGAAGTCTAAGAGACCCTGGCAGTTGATAATTCTCTCTGCAAAAACCGAGACGGCTCTTGAGAAGATGACGTCTAATCTTGCCGAATATGTAAAGAATCATCAGGAATTGGATCTTGCCGATATAGCGTTCACGCTGCAGGTGGGAAGAAGAAACTTCGCCCATAAGAGGTTCTTAGTGTGCAGGGATAAAAACGATTTGATAACGAGCTTGCAAAACCTGCAAAGCGACAAAGTCTATACTCATTTCCAAAAGGCGAAAGAGCAGCAAACAGCGTTTGTTTTCCCACACTACGAGCGCTGGTATCCAGAAATGGGCCATGTATTGTATGAAACCGAAAAAGGCTTTAGAAAAACTGTCGATAAGTGCGCCGAGATACTCATGGACTTGATTTCCAGAGATATTCGCAACGATATGTATAACAAGTCTGAGGTTTCGGACGAGCGAATATCAAGGATAGGCATGTTTGTCACAGAATACGCATTGGCAAAACTGCTTATGAGCTTAGAGGTAACTCCTGACATTATGATTGGTCAGGGCGTTGGAGAATTGGTTGCGGCTTGCATAGCAGGGGTATTTTCGCTTGAAGACGCATTGAAACTTGTATCCGCCGACGATATTGCCTCAATGCAAAATGTCGCAGAACAAGTGGCGCTCAAAGAACCCACAATCCCGTTTGTGTCTGGCGTTACAGGTAAGGGAATAAGTGATGCCGAGGCACTCGACCCCAACTACTGGGCCGAATTGCTGAATACCTCAAATGCCTTTGAGGCCGGCATTGAGGATATGCTTAAAGACCAAAACCTTGTACTTATTGAAATTGGACCCGATATAGTCGCCAATATTAAAACAGATGATCTTCCCGAAGCGAATAGAGACGGGAGAGTTATCGCATTAATGCCGGGCAGCTTCATGGGCGACGAAGATTATAAGTTTTTCATCGAAAACATCGGTAGATACTGGCTCTATGGCGGCCGGGTAAACTGGTATAAGCTGTATAAAAACGAGAGACGGCACAGAATTCCGCTGCCGACATATCCATTTGAAAGACAGCGTTATTGGATAGAGCCGGGCAAGCAAAATGACGAGGATGAAGGCGGCGCCGCTTTAGATAAAAGGCCGCGTCCGGAACTCGAAACGCCTTATGTTGCTCCGAGAAACGATACGGAAAGAAAAATAGCTGAGATCTGCGAGGATATCTTAGGCTATGACAAAATAGGCGTGAATGACGACTTCTTTGAGCTCGGCGGTCACTCATTGTTAGCTGTTGCTTTTATCGCAAGACTCAGAAAGGTGTTTAAGCAGGATATTTCACTCGAAAGGCTGTTCGAGAATACAACAGTTGCTAAACTCAGCGCTATTTTTGGCAGCGAGAGCGAGGATGAGGATACTTCTCAGGATTTTGAAGAAGGCAGTATCTAA
- a CDS encoding malonyl CoA-acyl carrier protein transacylase (High confidence in function and specificity), whose amino-acid sequence MKKVAFLFPGQGAQYIGMSKKLCEMFPEASETFDEASEVLGFDLKKLCFEGDIRELTKTENTQPAILTASVAAFRVFMKEIGVNPSYAAGHSLGEISALCCAGAIGFSDAVSLVRQRGKLMQEAVPLGTGGMAAVNGLQQAEIEEVCKSITESDQLVVASNLNSKRQIVISGYAEAVKKAGEELRKKGATVIPLRVSAPFHSPLMQPAADKFCEVLKGYSFSDFKWPVISNVTAAPYANKDEIPSLLTKQIISPVRWLESMVYLNKNGVDLAIEMGPKTVLKNLMKDCVPDMKTLSYDPETDMEAVKSAFSEKAEKPYADGMKVLTKCIAMAVCTKNRNFNNEEYDRGVVENYRKLVSMKEGLVKANEEPTTSQIKEALTLLKTIFATKKVPDDEQRERFEEIIDETGIRGLVDSF is encoded by the coding sequence ATGAAAAAGGTCGCGTTTTTATTTCCTGGTCAGGGCGCCCAGTATATCGGAATGAGCAAAAAATTGTGTGAGATGTTTCCCGAGGCTTCGGAAACATTTGACGAGGCCAGTGAAGTCTTAGGTTTTGATTTAAAAAAGTTATGTTTTGAGGGAGATATAAGAGAACTCACCAAGACAGAGAATACTCAACCTGCGATTTTGACTGCAAGTGTAGCTGCATTTAGGGTATTTATGAAGGAAATCGGGGTTAATCCCTCGTATGCAGCGGGACACAGTCTTGGGGAGATTTCGGCTTTGTGCTGCGCAGGCGCAATAGGATTCAGTGATGCGGTAAGCCTTGTAAGACAGCGTGGTAAGCTTATGCAAGAGGCAGTTCCTCTCGGCACAGGTGGGATGGCTGCTGTCAACGGCCTACAGCAGGCTGAGATAGAAGAGGTATGCAAATCTATTACGGAAAGCGATCAACTGGTTGTGGCATCTAATTTGAATTCAAAGAGGCAGATAGTGATTTCCGGCTATGCGGAGGCTGTAAAGAAGGCAGGCGAAGAGTTGCGAAAGAAAGGTGCAACGGTAATCCCATTAAGGGTAAGTGCCCCTTTCCACAGCCCTCTTATGCAGCCGGCAGCGGACAAGTTCTGTGAAGTGCTAAAGGGATACAGTTTTTCTGATTTTAAGTGGCCAGTAATATCTAATGTCACCGCCGCTCCTTATGCGAATAAGGATGAGATCCCGTCACTTTTGACAAAGCAAATTATTAGCCCTGTCAGATGGCTGGAGTCAATGGTATATCTCAATAAGAATGGTGTTGACCTGGCAATAGAAATGGGCCCCAAAACTGTACTTAAAAACCTGATGAAAGACTGTGTACCAGATATGAAAACGCTTTCATATGACCCTGAAACAGACATGGAAGCTGTAAAATCAGCGTTCTCGGAAAAAGCAGAAAAGCCGTACGCAGACGGCATGAAGGTACTGACAAAGTGTATAGCCATGGCCGTTTGCACTAAGAACCGGAACTTTAATAACGAAGAGTACGACAGAGGCGTTGTAGAGAACTACCGCAAGTTGGTATCTATGAAAGAAGGACTTGTTAAGGCGAATGAAGAGCCGACAACGAGCCAGATAAAAGAGGCTCTGACGCTTCTCAAAACTATTTTTGCTACAAAAAAGGTTCCTGATGACGAACAGCGTGAAAGATTCGAAGAAATTATTGATGAGACAGGGATAAGGGGACTGGTTGATAGCTTCTGA